GGTCAAAGAACGATTTATTGGACTCTCTGCTGGACCTGGCCTATCGACAGTTGATGATCATTGCCTCCAGaacagtgtttcccaaccctggtccttggggcacactgtcctgcatgtttttcatgttgccctgtttatgcacacctgattcagctcatcatcaggctcagcagaagcctgacaatgacggtcatcaaaggcaggtgtgtttgagcagggttggattaaaaaaatgatggacagtgtgccctgaggaccagggttgggaaacactgctctAGGAAGAGGCTGTGCACAGTTCTCTGGGACCCTGACCCCTCCCCACGGTCTTCCTCGAGCTCCACACCCAAACCACTTTAGTCCAGAGTAATATGCTGCAGGAAGAAAGCCTCGGACCTTGATGGCCTCGTTCTCTCCAACCGTTTTAATGTTCTGTCAATTCCACAATCTGATGACATCCTGCCATCTGTTCCTCCACTCAGCAGTAAAAATCCCCACCCTGTCGCTGCTTCCCAGACCAGGTATCTCNNNNNNNNNNNNNNNNNNNNNNNNNNNNNNNNNNNNNNNNNNNNNNNNNNNNNNNNNNNNNNNNNNNNNNNNNNNNNNNNNNNNNNNNNNNNNNNNNNNNNNNNNNNNNNNNNNNNNNNNNNNNNNNNNNNNNNNNNNNNNNNNNNNNNNNNNNNNNNNNNNNNNNNNNNNNNNNNNNNNNNNNNNNNNNNNNNNNNNNNNNNNNNNNNNNNNNNNNNNNNNNNNNNNNNNNNNNNNNNNNNNNNNNNNNNNNNNNNNNNNNNNNNNNNNNNNNNNNNNNNNNNNNNNNNNNNNNNNNNNNNNNNNNNNNNNNNNNNNNNNNNNNNNNNNNNNNNNNNNNNNNNNNNNNNNNNNNNNNNNNNNNNNNNNNNNNNNNNNNNNNNNNNNNNNNNNNNNNNNNNNNNNNNNNNNNNNNNNNNNNNNNNNNNNNNNNNNNNNNNNNNNNNNNNNNNNNNNNNNNNNNNNNNNNNNNNNNNNNNNNNNNNNNNNNNNNNNNNNNNNNNNNNNNNNNNNNNNNNNNNNNNNNNNNNNNNNNNNNNNNNNNNNNNNNNNNNNNNNNNNNNNNNNNNNNNNNNNNNNNNNNNNNNNNAAAGTGGAGCCCGAGTCTCTTGGACTTTGACCTTTTGagcaaaaaacttttatttatggtCCGCATTCCATGCAAGAAGGAGGATCTCTGGCAATGCCATGTGCCAGGGATTGAAATACAACTGAGCTTGGGGGTGTCTGTGTCTATGTGGTATTAGTTCTGGTCCTTAAATTCAGAAACAATCTGGGCACCTGGCCGGTCAATGATAAGAATTCCTGTTAGCGAACTTTAGACTCTAATTGGTACCCTTTTCCTGGGTGGAAGGGATtggccaaaaggaaaagaattgTATAAGGGCATTAAATTTGATTCACCTTCTTTGATGAATGGAAAAAATACTAATTGATTATAagttagggctgcacggtggcgcagtggttagcgctgttgcctcacagcgagaaggccccggttcgaatcccggctgggacctgtctgtgtggagtttgcatgttctccccgtgcatgtatgggttttcaccggggactccggcttcctcccaccatctgAAAGCATGCgccataggttgattggtgactctaaattgcccctaggtgtgaatgtgagagtggatgtgcgtatgattgaggccctgcgacagactggcgacctgtccagggtgtaccccgccttcgcccttcagtagccgggataggctccggcgcccccgcgaccccgaaagggatgaagcggtcaagaaaatggatggatggatggattataaGTTATTATTTTACCTTGAATTTGATTAGGTAGTTGTTTTCATTATCAATCTCAACACTTCATGAAATAAATTCTCCTCTGAAGGAGCCTAATCACAACGGAAAAACAAGAGAGACAACAACtgtctttttgatatttattataaaGTAAGCATGAAAGTATGAACAATGACAAAATGTTAACATTCAATGTAGTGTGTGTAAGTGTGTAAACATGTGTGAATAAGCAAAGTATTGCCATAGAACTGTTTAAGAGGAAAGTTGGAATCTAAAAAAagcaattcaattaaattaaactttttgaaattcTTAAGCTAGGATGAATCAAATTGGCAGTTATTAGAACACATCAAATCACAACAGTTAGAAACATGTGGCTGAGAGGATTTCACCACCAGAGTGGCTCACAGACTGGTGGacaagagcagcagcagctttggctCAGGGTGTCAAAGAATGGTTTGAGTCTCTTGTGAAACTCATATGTGTGCCAGAAGTTCTGGTTGTCAACTGTGTTTATACAGACTAAATTGGGCACATTTTTGTTGGGCAAGTCTGCTGGATTTGAAATTTTcaagagttttgttttaaaatagacAATTTGTGAGCACACAGTTGATCAGCTTTGAAAAATAGCACAACAGTTacttgaaaacaaagaaataaaaaaagatgatggtCTTGGCtcaaaatatagttatttgaaGGATTTGAATTACAAAAATACAAGGTTAAAAAGTAAGACTCCCCTCTTCATTTTTAAGGTCAGTCACCTTGTGTTCTTTGGCCCAATGAAAGACTGTGCATCACCCTTTTGACCTCAGCTGAGTCCTGATCTGTTGGCCAATGGCCAGCCAGCATACCTCCAGTGGCTCTAGTTCCTCTTTTCAATCAAAAGCTGTACAAATATTGAAGAAACAGTTTAACATGCTCACAGTtacttttcttaaatgttttaagaattCAATGATGTGATGTGACAAAAAAATTTCACTGGTAAAAGCAGAGGGGATGTAAAAACATAGACAATCATGACAAGTGTCTATGATAAAAGAGTGTTTACATTGTTTGAAGGGAAATGAATTAAGCTTAAGAGAGTTCAAACATAAGCATTACAAATCTTAAtgccaaataaaaataagtcaCAACTTTAATCAAgattaacacaaataaatcataACATACAGTTTATCTAAAAACGATTAAGCTATCTAAATATGCAATCAAAATACTCACAAAATCACAGAGATTATAGAGATTTCATATGTAGAGATATATAAATGTAATTGTCTTTTTCGTGTCAGCTTGTTCTTGTTtaacatgctaaaacaaaataatagacatttaaaacattcatttgtgGCAAAAGGTCATTTATAGCAAGATATTCATCTCAGCTTGTCTTGATGGAATTTTTGTGTCTTGTCATGGATTTAGGtgtataaaatgataaaatttaCATTGCAATGGATACTGCAGTGATTCTGTCAGAGAATATTAACACAAGtccttttaaaactttttaggcAAATTCCTATTTCCACATGTCATTCTTTGCAGTTGCCCTGCATTTTACTTATCAAGAAATATAGTTTGGGAAGTAACAGACATTTTGACCAAACCACATATGTGCTCtatatttgaataataaatgttCACACTATTAAGTTAATTATTGCATGAACATTATGTCCTCTACATTTGAAACAAGcagtttgatcattttcatataaaaaatctCAGCACAAGTTAAAGCATGTTTTAACATATTTCCAGATATATAAAAGTCTCAGACTTTTTCTTAAACCGCTAAAGCCATGGTAAAAATTTGAATGTTCCCTACCATAATTACTGCATAGGGACATAAAGTTTGAGAAGTTCCAATTGTTTGAATGTGATCAAAGTCATCCTTAAATTAGTATACTTTTTTGAGTGAATTCCAAGTAAAAGTATTGATTAAATCATGCTATTCAGCAAATCCACAAGTATTTGGAGGTCATCGGAATGCTTGTGGAttgcttttataaatgtaataatttctGATTCATCATTCTTATTAGAGGAAGCCTGCCTGGCACAATGAATTTCTTTTGCATCCATGACAacacagaaaacatcaacaGCAATGAATATACCAGTGAGAGCACATGTTGCCGCCTTGGCCACCTGCGCCACTCTGGATGCTTGTCCTGCAGTTTTGGCAGTCTTAAAAAGTCCATTAAGGAATAAACTTCGAACTAAAATGCGATGTGTTGTTTTACCCATGGTGGTTAAGCTCTTCATGGCTTTATCTTCAAAACTATCCTCATTTTCTAAAATGGGTTGAGATTGTGAGATCTCTAATCCAGAGTTTCTCTCCATGAGCCATGTGACAACTGCTGCAATCACCAGACCCAATTCTGTGAGCAAACTCTCAATTACTTTACGCTGAAACTTATGCTTGACTAATTTTGTGATATTTGAAGTACCAGCAGTAATTCCTCCGACTAAACCTATCCCCAAACTTGCAGCCAAAAAGGAACCTCCAAGAGTAACTGGGGCAAGTGTAACCCCCAATGTTGCAATTCCTCCAACTATTCCAATCACTCCTCCAGTCAGACTGCCAATGGTAGTGCCCAGATGAGTTTTCTCCAAACCATCAGCCAGAGCCCGCAGTGCtttcaacattttctggatcTTCTCCACTTTTGCTTTGCTCTAAAACAGGTATTAGTTACTGTTGATTAAGGATATAACTTCAATAGAACAATGATAGAAGATCATACCTTTTTAGTCAGACTTGTGAAAGCAAAGAGGCGTGCAAGGACTTCTGCGGCTGTTGGTCTGTCTTTAGGATTGTTTTGCAGCATTTCACGCAGAAGTTGACGAAGCTCTTGAGAGAACCCTTTTAGGAAATGATCATCTGCTATTCTTGGATGAACTGGGGAGAACTGAGGATGACACCAATTTTCACCTAAAGAACAACCTCCTATTTTCTGAATCATCACTGtaagaataatacatttttaatgttaattgcTATGTGAATGCTTGGTTCTCAGATAATCCAAGCTACAACTATTtgcaacagaaacatttaaagccATAAAAATAGGGAAATTGTAGTTTGTTATCCTTATTTTCTACACATCTGATATTTCTACATCATGTTAAATAGTAAACCactgtgaaaaaatatataacccACTACAAAGATAAACTTAGTTTCTTATCTGAACTTAGGCCTTGTCCAAATTGACTTTACTGCTGGTTGTTgttattgcttaaaataaaaagtacaacaaATAAATTTGTTTCTCTGTTAAAAGGAATTCATTATTATTTAGACTAGAGTTCTAAAAGCCTGATAAATAATGAATGTGTTTGCATTGATTTTGGTCAAAGAATTTGACTGAAGTTAGTGGTAtctcattcatttatttgtttattatctATTTAATTGTAGACAATGTGTCGagataaatattaaattgtgtAATATGGAAAGATACATAACACTGGTTTCCAACTTACCACTATTTTTTTGGTACATAGCTCAAGGAGTATGCATCCAGCAGACCAGATGTCACTGAAAATAGACAAAATGTTATGGAAGTAATGAAGAGAATGTAAGCAACAATGTCTAAACTTGTCAAActgcttttattaaaatgtaaatgaggAAGATTTAGGAATTTGGATCATATAGCTCCAAGTGGaatcataaatatatgaaaGTTCAGGTAAAATTACTGTAAAGATAATagtgttaattattttataagcAAACGTTTTAGATGTGTTTGGTAAATCTGGTTGGGCACAGAAATTTGGTTCCAGTAGGAACAATTATGATTTAcacggttctaccgaaaccaaaagaagctgctgcaattgGTTCTTCAGTCCAGTGCCAAGTTTcattgaaagtttatttttcttaggacatgtcaatcacttcaaCTCCATTCAGTACATTGAAGTTCCAGACAATACCTCTGCCTTTCTTGCGGCAGTGGGCGGCTCATATAAGACCggtgttacatttttttctgtatatttaatagggctgtcagatttgtcgcgttaaaaacgcattaatctgacgtgtctttgacgccgacaatttttttgacgcattaatcgcggactttctcatacgtgcctttccataccgcgcgcgcgggcgtcccgccctttaactcaccggctgctctcactagttcacgggcgggtctccaacctccgagctgctagctaaagccggccggcgctaggacctggagagctcctgcactctaacgtggctccggttcgcgtggtccagtaccacgtctggtggtaccggctcgcgtccggtgccgcgtcccgagagctgcgcacccccgacgttccgaacagcaagcggaccgggggacgttttaaatgttctggaggtttaagcgtgatccagccacagcatagcggtctgtctgccggcatattcatcacgTGAACtccgctgagctgcagccagagaacgcggcggcactaacagactgtcaaactatccacagtgtatcccgcttttctcagtctttaatgttttaaaaaacaaaagttaattggaaatgataaatctctatttcatttattactgtagttcagcagagaaggaaaagatttggccctgacaaaaaatgaacatgaaagtgttatggaaatgttatttttgatgttttttattttattttactgaacgttgattgaagtttagaatttaaaatgcccctcacttgcacttgggcttttgttaggcattttatgttacagccttttattgttaagaaagtttatctcaatacaatgttacaaaataaagtagttctgatgaaaactattaattttgccattcttgttttcataattaatgaaGAACtcttaaattgttaaattgttaaactgttatactgttaaattccacatttttttccttaaaaaaaggccacatatcaatttgcgattaatcgcgagttaactcaggacaaaatgcgattaatcgcgattaaaaattttaatcgcctgacagctctaatatttAACTGAGCATTCTGATCATGTTTAAACTTAGGTATATTGATACCTACGGTTACATATCATAGCTGGTATCAAAGCAAGCAAAAGTTGGTTGGAAAATGTGGCCCCCagttgggtttgtccacagtttctgtgttgGCCCCACCTGGAATTACCCACATTAGCGCTGTTGTCCAAGGACCGGCAGCCTGGGAGGCAACCCTGCAAGCTCTGCCGTCCCCTGGGCAGTAGGACTCAATATGCTGTCCACCGAGTGACTGGCTAGCGTAGCAGGCCAGCCCACTGAATGCCCGCTTAACCCTTGAAAGTTTACTATAAAAAGCTACACCATCACTCTTGGCAGGTAATTATTACCCGatataaaaactctaaaaacgattaaaattcttaaaaatctgGTTGATTGTTTTAGAGTAATTTGGTCATAAAATTTTCCTGAAACTGATTACATGGGCAAGATCTTGGCTCACAGATAaaagttttttatcttttatttttttttctttgtgcactaaaattataaaaatacaataatgcaaataaaaaaaagtcaaattaaatacCTTTTTTCCTCATAGATCCCCGAAGTAAGGGTTTCAGGAGGCAAGCAATTTTTTGGTTTATGCAGATCAGATCCTGAActgtaaagatgaaaaacaaaaaaactgttagggaaaaaaaaagactatttcaGTTGTATTATTTCATGTTAGTGCATTTGGTAAATATGAGGTGGTGAAGGTATCATGTATCCATATAAAAAATTGCTGACAGTTTTGTGAAATTTAGAAAACTTTTTCaatgtttgttgcttttttgacCTTTATATcagaattcatcagaaaaatgtgctttatgtgtaatttaaaagcattctgattttagctaaatatgTAGCTAATGTTAAGTTTAAACGTTTAATATCAAAGTTAACTTTAAGCATGAACCCCCAatattaaatctaaatgttaaatgtaactTTCCGGAAAAATGCACAATTGCGAACACCCATTAAATAAGTCTTAACAAGTCATCCAGCTGCTGTATTGTTAGACTGTGTGCTTATGActcaataaaataagaaaattcagaaaaggAAGTTGCCTAAAAGTAATCCTGTGAGTGAATGTATGAGGTCAATTCACTTTAATGAAGTCAGTTCAATCGCCACTTTTTTGCAATACTAATACAGGCATGTTGAAGCGACATGTCGGTAAATAGTGATTGGTCCGACTCTGAATCagtctgaaacattttttctgttgccACCCCTCTCGTCAATCAAGaaagcttgttggaagttcaCACTCCCTCCAATGACTGCATGATTTAATTTTACATAGCAGAAGGCAAAGCTCAAAAGTGTTTTATAgcaaactttaaatttgaaaggtagtttgaaaaatatgagAGAACATTTTTGTGCCTTATCATCAAaaccaaaataagaaaatcataTCCAATGTTTTGGCAACAAGATgctaacattttaataattgtatCCAGCCCAGGCAAaaaacagggttgtgtcaggatgGTTTCGGCCGTTAATATCTCACTGATGCAAATCGGTGAAAAAGCTGTTTCGTTTTGGCAACCCTTGAAGGGATATACCAAAAAGTGAACAACAAAATTGCAGCTGCAATTG
This window of the Oryzias melastigma strain HK-1 unplaced genomic scaffold, ASM292280v2 sc01479, whole genome shotgun sequence genome carries:
- the LOC118598500 gene encoding uncharacterized protein LOC118598500, producing the protein MLQNNPKDRPTAAEVLARLFAFTSLTKKSKAKVEKIQKMLKALRALADGLEKTHLGTTIGSLTGGVIGIVGGIATLGVTLAPVTLGGSFLAASLGIGLVGGITAGTSNITKLVKHKFQRKVIESLLTELGLVIAAVVTWLMERNSGLEISQSQPILENEDSFEDKAMKSLTTMGKTTHRILVRSLFLNGLFKTAKTAGQASRVAQVAKAATCALTGIFIAVDVFCVVMDAKEIHCARQASSNKNDESEIITFIKAIHKHSDDLQILVDLLNSMI